Below is a genomic region from Bacteroidia bacterium.
CCTCCTTGGTTGGAATGGTTTTGGCCATCTTTACCGTTAGCTTAGTCACCGCTCATACAGCCCAACAAAGCCCGGTAGAGGCCCTTAAACATGAATAGTTCCTCTTTCCTGGATTTATCCAATTTCAATTTTCTTGCATCCTTCGCCTTTTACCAATCCTTTTCTAAAATTTAATATAATCAATTTGTCTGAACCTCCTCTCGTTCTATCTGTTTTGAAAACCAATCGACTTGGATTCGAGTTAAAATATTTTGTTAATTTGTAAAGTATGAAAACTGCATTGGTATTGGGCGGAACAGGCCTGGTTGGCGGACATTTGGTTCGGATATTGTTGCGCGATGAGCGTTATTCCCTGGTGAAAATGTTAGTGCGTAAATCGGTGGATTTACACCATGAAAAATTAGCCCAGGTGGAGGTTGATTTCGACCATCTTCAGTCCGAGGATTTACAGGCAGATGATGTTTTTTGCTGTTTAGGAACCACCATTGCCAAGGCAGAAACTCAGGCCGCTTTTAGAAAAGTTGATTTTGATTACCCCGTTCGGGTAGGGGAGTTGGCTCTGGAAATGGGTGCCAGGCAATATTTTATGGTGAGTTCCATCGGTGCCGACGCCCAAAGTTCGGTGTTTTATGCAAAGGTTAAGGGCGAAACTGAAGCCAAATTGGCAAGCCTGGGTTATTCCACATTTGTGGCTTTCCGTCCCTCGTTTTTGCTCGGAAATCGCCAGGAGTTTCGTTTTGGAGAAAAGATTGGAATTGGTATTGCAAAGCTGTTTGAACCTTTGATGGTAGGAGGTTTGCGAAAGTACAAAGGTATTGAAGCTCATCAAGTTGCTGGCGCTATGGTTAAATGGGCCAGGTTAGAAAAGCCGGGTAATTTTATAGTAGAAAATCCTGAAATTGAAGATTAGAACAAACTAAGTCTGGTCGTTAGGGTGAGTTTTATTTTTGTTAATTATTATGCGGGCCCCCTCCGCCACCTGCTTTATTGCAACAACCAATTATTTTGCATGGCGTTCGGGTCACGCTATCGCCTGTAGTCCAAGCCCACTCCGCTAAACGCTGCGTTGTCTTGGAGCTACTTGGCTCTATCGTTGCCCGAGGTGCAAAACCAACCGGCATCGCTTTTTATTTCTGTCTACTATTCCCCGGGTTAAATTTTTATATCCCATGTGTCAAGCATAACTACATTGGTCTTAAATCCGTTTTGGAGAAAGGAAGTCTAGCACCAACGTTCATTCCTTGCAGCTTAGGTTGGTTATGCACCCCGGGTAGGGATAGAAACGGAAAGCCCACAACCCCGAACCCTTTCGGGGTGAGGACTTGGAGTGGATAGCCCGACCATGAGCCTTACAAAGCTTGGTAAATGCTTACCATTAATGCGAATGGGACCCGCCTAATAAAAAAATTAAGAAGCTTTTTTACGAATTACACTGTAAACTCCCCTTCCTTCGGCGATGATTTCATCTTTTTTGTCTTGATGGTAGCACATCATTTTGGTGAAAATGACCCTTGAACCGCTGCGTACCACTTCGGCTTCACAGATAATATCCTCGCCCCTTCCCGGTTGAATATAATCGATGCGGAGATCGATGGTTGAAAGTTTGTCTTCAAACGATTTTAATGTGGTACCACCTGCTGCACCACCTGCTGCATCCATTACCGAGGCCAGTACACCGCCGTGAATGGCTTTTTTTCGTGGATCGCCAATAAGTTCGGGTTTAAAAGGAATAAGTACGGTTACTTTGGTGTCTTTTACTTCTAACAATTTCATTCCCAACACTTTGTTAAAGGGGATGAATTCTTCTATAATTTGTCGATACAGTTCAAAAACGGCATTCATGGCAAGGAATTGGTTGGCAAAAGTAGTGAAGCCAGGGCTTGAAATTCACTAAAACCAATGGGTTTAGCATTTATTACGATTGTTTTGAAGGTTCCAGCTCAATTTGTGTTTTCCTGCTAATCAGAGTTGAGGATAATTTATTGAAAAAGTGTAAGAATGTTTCCTTTAAATAAGGATAATAAAGAAGAGGCGAGGTGTGTATTAGTTTGATTATGTGTTAGTTGTGTAGACTTAAGAAATTTTAGCGGAATAAAAAATTCTTAGAAATTACCTTTGAGGCATGAAATCGTGGTTTGAGTATCTAATGAATGAGCGGATTTTGGAAAATCCACTTAGTAATATTTTGTGGTTTTGTTTTTGGATACTGTTTGGTATAATTTTTAAGGCCATACTATCGAAAACTATTAACCGGCTGGCCTATGGTTTTATCCGAAAATACACTTCCGGTGTGAGTTTGGAGCGTTTTTACGGGTTGCTGA
It encodes:
- a CDS encoding NAD(P)H-binding protein, producing the protein MKTALVLGGTGLVGGHLVRILLRDERYSLVKMLVRKSVDLHHEKLAQVEVDFDHLQSEDLQADDVFCCLGTTIAKAETQAAFRKVDFDYPVRVGELALEMGARQYFMVSSIGADAQSSVFYAKVKGETEAKLASLGYSTFVAFRPSFLLGNRQEFRFGEKIGIGIAKLFEPLMVGGLRKYKGIEAHQVAGAMVKWARLEKPGNFIVENPEIED
- a CDS encoding hotdog fold thioesterase, with amino-acid sequence MNAVFELYRQIIEEFIPFNKVLGMKLLEVKDTKVTVLIPFKPELIGDPRKKAIHGGVLASVMDAAGGAAGGTTLKSFEDKLSTIDLRIDYIQPGRGEDIICEAEVVRSGSRVIFTKMMCYHQDKKDEIIAEGRGVYSVIRKKAS